The nucleotide window CGGATGACCACCCCGGGCTCAGCGAACTGGGCCTCTGATCAACCCAGCGGCAGCTCTACCCTGGCTTGCAAACCGCCACCGGGGCGGTTGCTCAGGGTCAGGCTGCCGCCTTGCTCCAGCACGATGGCCCGTGCTGCGGGCAGGCCCAGCCCCACACCACCCGTGTCCCGATTGCGCGAACCTTCGATACGGTAAAACGGCACAAATACCTGCTCCTGCAGCGCCGGCGCGATGCCCGGGCCGCGGTCTTGCACGGTTATCTCGATGTGCCTGGCACTTACCGCCAACACCACCGATGGCTCGCGGCCGTATTTGGCAGCATTGTCGATCAAGTTGACCAACACCCGCTTGATACCCACCGGCCGCCCTGTATACACACAACGGCGCGGCCCGCTGAGGCCGACCTCGACACCCGCATCCTTGAAATCGTCCACCACCGTGAGCAGCAACTCGCCCAGGTCGAACACGGTCGTCTGCTCCAGCCGCGCATCATCACGGAAAAACGCCAACGCGGCGTCGACCATCGCCTGCATCTCATCCACGTCCTTGAACAACTTGGCCTGTAGCTGGGCATCGTCGATGAACTCGGCACGCAAGCGCATGCGCGTCAGCGGTGCACGCAAGTCGTGGGAGATTGCCGCCAGCATCTGGGTACGGTCGTTCAGGTAATGCTTGAGCTGGGCCTGGGTGGCATTGAACGCAAGAATGGCCTGGCGCAGGTCGTGCGGGCCAACCACCGGAATCGGCGGGGCGTTGAAGTCCTTGCCAAAACGCCGCACCCCCTGGGCAAAGCGCTCCAACGGCTTGGCCAGATAGCGTGTGGCCGACAGTGCGACAGCCAGGCTGGAAACCAGCATCAACACCAGGACGATCAGGTTGCGCGGCAGCTCGTCCAGGCCCCAGCTGCGGTCTGTGGCTCGAAACAGCACCCACGACTTGTCGGCCAGCTCGATCATCAAGGCATAGCCACGTTCAGAGGTGTATTCCGGCATGTCGGACGGCTCGAACGCCTCGACCCTGGCATCCGGGCGCTTGAGCAGTGCACGCAGGATAGGCGTGCCCTCGCGGAACTCGGCATC belongs to Pseudomonas putida NBRC 14164 and includes:
- a CDS encoding ATP-binding protein, producing MSLVARVRQALPQPRITIARWIALTTLTAMLFLLLLKGLFSLLLSVWAQPPLLESGVIEKVAAVTRILDAAPMAQRANIAIAAGDGSYSVRWLRRHDEAGVPALVDAEFREGTPILRALLKRPDARVEAFEPSDMPEYTSERGYALMIELADKSWVLFRATDRSWGLDELPRNLIVLVLMLVSSLAVALSATRYLAKPLERFAQGVRRFGKDFNAPPIPVVGPHDLRQAILAFNATQAQLKHYLNDRTQMLAAISHDLRAPLTRMRLRAEFIDDAQLQAKLFKDVDEMQAMVDAALAFFRDDARLEQTTVFDLGELLLTVVDDFKDAGVEVGLSGPRRCVYTGRPVGIKRVLVNLIDNAAKYGREPSVVLAVSARHIEITVQDRGPGIAPALQEQVFVPFYRIEGSRNRDTGGVGLGLPAARAIVLEQGGSLTLSNRPGGGLQARVELPLG